The Candidatus Methylacidithermus pantelleriae DNA segment GTGAGCCGATTGGAAGGGGCCGGGGTCTACGGCGATAGCCGCTTGGGGAAAAGTGGTGGAGAAGGAGCGCGGGTGAGCGAAAAAAAAGAGGGCCAGATCCAGGGGACAGAAGTCACGCTGGAGGAATTGCAAGAACTTCTCCAGCAAAGCTGCATGCTTTCGGTGCCCAAAGAGAAGATTCGCGAAGAAACCCCTCTTTTTGGACCCGGGGGTCTCGGGCTGGATTCTATTGACGCTTTACAACTTATAGTGGCCATCCAACAAAAGTATGGCGTAAGTGTCGAAGATCCCGAGGAGGCCCGTCAAGCTCTGGCGACCCTGGCCCAGCTGCGCCATTGGTTGTCGCGGAAACTGGAACTTTCCCCATGAACCAGTCGTTCGATGTAGCGATCGTTGGCGGTGGGCCCGCGGGAAGTGCGTCGGCCATTCTCTTAGCCAAGGCTGGGCTTCGGGTTGTGCTTGTTGAGAAGGAACGCTTCCCACGCTTTCACATTGGAGAATCGCTTCTTCCCTATGCCAATCCGATCTTACGGGACCTTGGGGTATGGGAGGAGCTGGAAGCGGCTGGTTTCATGCCTAAGCTAGGAGCGGAGTTTGTTCTCTCCAACTCGTCGTCGCTCCAAAGATTCTGGTTTAGCGATAGTCTTCCAGCTGGGTACCAACGGACGTTCCAGGTAGAACGTGCTCGGTTTGATAGCATCCTTTTGGAACAGGCGGTGCGCTCTGGCGTTACGCTTTTTTGTCCTGCCCGAGTGTGTGACGTCTCCTTTGGTCAGGATCAACTGACCCTCCGGTACCAGGAGGAGGGAAGGGGAAGGAGGGTTGATGAGCTTTCAAGTTTTTGGTTGCTGGATGCAACAGGCCGGGACGCGTGGCTTGCGCGTAGGTTACGCCTTCCCCAGGAACCCTGCCCGCTTCCCAAGCGGTGTGCTGTCTACGCCCACTTTGCCGGGGTGCGCCGCAATGACGGAAGGGCAGAAGGCCACATCACCATTGTCCGGCTCCCGGATGGCTGGGCTTGGTTCATTCCCCTGGACAGCGTCAAAACTTCGGTGGGCTTGGTGCAGACGGTGGAAACTTTTACCCAGCGTCGCGAAACCCCGGAAGAGTTTTTTCTGCGTGTCCAAGGGGAGCATCGCGAGCTTTCCTACCGGATGCGCCATGCTCACCGCCTTTCCGACTATTACGTGACCGCCGATTACAGCTACCGGTACCGCATCGTTGCCGGGCCAAGGTGGCTTTTGCTAGGGGATGCTGCGGGGTTTATCGATCCCATCTTTTCTTCCGGGGTTACGATAGCACTTCGGAGTGCTCGATTGGCGGCGCAGTACGTCCGGCGGGCGTGGTTAGCTGACAAACGAGCGTTTCGTCAGAGCGAACAAGCGCGTTACACTCGTGCCATCCAGGACATGACCGGGGTTTTCTACCAGATGATCCGCATGTTTTACGACCCAAAAAGTTTTGAGGTATTTATGGTTCCTAAACCCCCGTTGGGCCTTCGGCAAGGGGTGCTCCAGCTTCTGGCCGGAAACACAGAACCCTCGTTTTGGATTCGATGGCGGGTATGGCTTTTTTATGGCATCTGCTGGCTGAACCAGCGGTGGCAAATCGTTCCCAGGTTATCCTACTCCCAAGCGCGGTGAGCGCGTAGGGAGTAAGACGTATGGGTGGGGA contains these protein-coding regions:
- a CDS encoding NAD(P)/FAD-dependent oxidoreductase, with amino-acid sequence MNQSFDVAIVGGGPAGSASAILLAKAGLRVVLVEKERFPRFHIGESLLPYANPILRDLGVWEELEAAGFMPKLGAEFVLSNSSSLQRFWFSDSLPAGYQRTFQVERARFDSILLEQAVRSGVTLFCPARVCDVSFGQDQLTLRYQEEGRGRRVDELSSFWLLDATGRDAWLARRLRLPQEPCPLPKRCAVYAHFAGVRRNDGRAEGHITIVRLPDGWAWFIPLDSVKTSVGLVQTVETFTQRRETPEEFFLRVQGEHRELSYRMRHAHRLSDYYVTADYSYRYRIVAGPRWLLLGDAAGFIDPIFSSGVTIALRSARLAAQYVRRAWLADKRAFRQSEQARYTRAIQDMTGVFYQMIRMFYDPKSFEVFMVPKPPLGLRQGVLQLLAGNTEPSFWIRWRVWLFYGICWLNQRWQIVPRLSYSQAR
- a CDS encoding acyl carrier protein encodes the protein MSRLEGAGVYGDSRLGKSGGEGARVSEKKEGQIQGTEVTLEELQELLQQSCMLSVPKEKIREETPLFGPGGLGLDSIDALQLIVAIQQKYGVSVEDPEEARQALATLAQLRHWLSRKLELSP